Proteins encoded together in one Gemmatimonadota bacterium DH-78 window:
- the aroQ gene encoding type II 3-dehydroquinate dehydratase — MRVGVVHGPNLRLLGRREPGVYGTATLDEIDARIAALADELGVEIETFQSNHEGELLDHFETVADRVDGFVVNAAALTHTSVALRDALAGVGRPFVEVHLSNTAAREGFRHHSFLAPVAAGVVYGFGVDSYLLGLRGLVARLGTSARSGAPHD, encoded by the coding sequence CTGCGCGTAGGGGTGGTTCACGGCCCCAATCTGCGACTGCTCGGCCGTCGGGAGCCCGGGGTGTACGGAACCGCCACCCTCGACGAGATCGACGCGCGAATCGCGGCCCTGGCCGATGAACTCGGGGTGGAGATCGAGACCTTCCAGTCGAACCACGAGGGCGAGTTGCTCGACCACTTCGAGACCGTCGCCGATCGGGTCGACGGCTTCGTCGTGAACGCCGCCGCGCTCACCCACACCTCCGTCGCGCTGCGCGACGCGCTGGCCGGGGTGGGGCGGCCCTTCGTGGAGGTTCACCTTTCGAACACGGCGGCCCGCGAAGGCTTCCGGCACCACTCGTTCCTGGCCCCCGTGGCGGCCGGTGTGGTTTATGGATTCGGTGTCGACAGCTATCTTCTCGGGCTGCGGGGCCTCGTGGCCCGACTCGGAACCTCCGCGCGCTCCGGTGCGCCTCACGACTGA
- the accB gene encoding acetyl-CoA carboxylase biotin carboxyl carrier protein produces the protein MIDLDFLERLIQAIDQSSIDSIEIERGGTRVHIGKTPPQTVAAAGAPMAMPMHMAAPAAAPAPAAAAPAAAPAVEEAPALSNLIDVTSPMVGTFYRAPAPDAPAYVDVGSKVGEGATLCIIEAMKLMNELEAEVSGTVAEICVENAEPVEYGQVLFRIDPS, from the coding sequence ATGATCGATCTCGACTTTCTCGAGCGCCTGATCCAGGCGATCGACCAGAGCAGCATCGACTCGATCGAGATCGAGCGGGGCGGCACCCGGGTGCACATCGGCAAGACGCCGCCGCAGACGGTGGCCGCCGCCGGTGCGCCGATGGCCATGCCGATGCACATGGCGGCGCCGGCCGCCGCGCCGGCTCCCGCAGCCGCGGCCCCCGCGGCCGCGCCCGCCGTCGAGGAGGCGCCGGCTCTCTCGAACCTCATCGACGTCACCTCGCCGATGGTGGGGACCTTCTATCGCGCCCCGGCCCCGGACGCTCCGGCCTACGTCGACGTGGGGTCGAAGGTGGGCGAAGGGGCCACCCTCTGCATCATCGAGGCGATGAAGCTCATGAACGAGCTCGAGGCCGAGGTGTCGGGCACCGTCGCCGAGATCTGCGTGGAGAACGCGGAGCCCGTCGAGTACGGCCAGGTGCTCTTCCGCATCGACCCCTCCTGA
- a CDS encoding twin-arginine translocase TatA/TatE family subunit, protein MWEIILIFLMVLLLFGAKRLPEIGSSLGKGIREFKSSIREIENEIKAPDERKGLHAPPAHGPGARSDRSAEEVGSASEAGSEPRSLRSSDGPG, encoded by the coding sequence ATGTGGGAGATCATCCTGATCTTCCTGATGGTCCTGCTTCTCTTCGGCGCCAAGCGGCTTCCCGAGATCGGCTCGTCGCTCGGCAAGGGGATTCGGGAGTTCAAGAGCTCGATTCGCGAGATCGAGAACGAGATCAAGGCTCCGGACGAGCGGAAGGGACTTCACGCGCCCCCCGCCCACGGGCCTGGCGCTCGCAGCGATCGAAGTGCCGAAGAGGTCGGCTCGGCCTCGGAAGCCGGCAGCGAGCCGCGCAGCCTGCGTAGCTCCGACGGTCCGGGCTGA
- a CDS encoding glutamate formiminotransferase yields MMPVLEAVPNFSEGRDPEFLREVTTEMEREGVEVLDASADRDHHRSVVTLVGAPEQVEAALVASARVAIERIDLRRHRGVHPRIGAIDVAPLVPLVRTPMETAVASARRVADGIAALGVPVYLYGRASSENASLPALRRGGFEALRDGFPEGRKPCLSAGRRAAHPTAGATCVGARPLLLAWNLVVEGVSRSALASLARELRESDGGIPGVRALALHLEESGLAQLSMNLEDADTRDPDVVFEAAEAGVRSRGGRVVATEVIGMIPDTLVLRTSARRLRLLDAHPGRLLSARLAGHLARRGASDLEALVSWVRTCGSAVPDHVRRAAERLALPSTITPIPGDPA; encoded by the coding sequence ATGATGCCCGTGCTCGAAGCGGTCCCGAACTTCAGTGAGGGACGGGATCCGGAGTTCCTTCGGGAGGTCACGACCGAGATGGAACGCGAAGGGGTGGAGGTGCTCGACGCCTCCGCCGATCGCGACCACCATCGATCGGTCGTGACCCTCGTGGGGGCGCCCGAGCAGGTCGAGGCGGCGCTGGTCGCCTCGGCGCGGGTCGCGATCGAGCGCATCGATCTGCGCCGCCATCGCGGTGTGCACCCGCGCATCGGGGCCATCGACGTGGCTCCCCTGGTCCCCTTGGTGCGCACGCCCATGGAGACGGCCGTGGCCTCGGCCCGGCGGGTTGCCGACGGCATCGCGGCGCTGGGCGTGCCGGTCTACCTCTACGGGCGTGCCTCGAGCGAGAACGCCTCGCTTCCCGCGCTGCGGCGCGGCGGCTTCGAGGCGCTGCGCGACGGATTTCCCGAGGGTCGGAAGCCCTGCCTGTCGGCCGGCCGTCGGGCCGCTCACCCCACTGCGGGGGCGACCTGCGTGGGCGCGCGCCCTCTGCTGCTCGCCTGGAATCTCGTCGTGGAGGGCGTGTCGCGCTCCGCGCTCGCCTCGCTGGCTCGCGAGTTGCGCGAATCCGACGGGGGGATCCCCGGGGTACGGGCCCTCGCGCTGCACCTCGAGGAATCGGGGCTCGCGCAACTCTCGATGAACCTCGAGGATGCCGACACTCGAGACCCCGACGTCGTGTTCGAGGCCGCGGAGGCCGGGGTGCGATCGCGCGGCGGACGGGTCGTGGCCACCGAGGTCATAGGGATGATCCCCGATACCCTTGTGCTCCGCACCTCCGCCCGCAGATTACGTCTTCTGGACGCACACCCGGGGCGTCTCCTCTCGGCGCGACTCGCCGGCCACCTCGCGCGACGGGGGGCGAGCGACCTCGAGGCCCTGGTTTCCTGGGTCCGGACCTGCGGGTCCGCAGTTCCCGACCATGTACGAAGGGCGGCCGAGCGCCTGGCCCTGCCATCGACCATCACGCCGATCCCGGGCGATCCCGCATGA
- the efp gene encoding elongation factor P encodes MASTADFRNGMVLDIDGDLWTITYFQHVKPGKGGAFVRTKLKNVLTGSVVDKTYRAGEKVTSVRLERRPVNYSYTDGQLYFFMDANTFEMIPLSKDVIGEDQLRYLKENMECEGLVHDETVISVDLPQFVELAVTDTDPGVRGDTAQGGTKPATLETGAVVQVPLFVEIGDVLKVDRTEDKYLTRVNG; translated from the coding sequence ATGGCGAGCACAGCCGATTTCCGCAACGGGATGGTCCTCGATATCGACGGGGACCTCTGGACGATCACCTACTTCCAGCACGTGAAGCCCGGAAAGGGCGGTGCCTTCGTCCGCACCAAGCTGAAGAACGTCCTGACCGGGTCGGTGGTCGACAAGACCTACCGGGCGGGTGAGAAGGTCACCAGCGTGCGCCTCGAGCGCCGCCCGGTGAACTACAGCTACACCGACGGCCAGCTCTACTTCTTCATGGACGCCAACACCTTCGAGATGATTCCGCTCTCGAAGGACGTGATCGGCGAGGACCAGCTCCGCTACCTGAAGGAGAACATGGAGTGCGAGGGGCTCGTGCACGACGAGACGGTGATCTCCGTCGACCTGCCGCAGTTCGTCGAACTCGCCGTGACGGACACCGACCCCGGCGTTCGCGGAGACACGGCCCAGGGTGGCACCAAGCCCGCGACGCTCGAGACGGGCGCCGTGGTGCAGGTGCCGCTGTTCGTGGAGATCGGCGACGTGCTCAAGGTCGACCGAACCGAAGACAAGTATCTCACGAGGGTGAACGGATGA
- a CDS encoding tetratricopeptide repeat protein, whose amino-acid sequence MSNIEGLKEQARRHEQKEEWRKALELYNRAIDRLAEEDTPDIGLYNRVGDLFIRVGEVDQAVGAFEKAVDLYVDAELPNNAIAVCKKILRNVPDRAEVFLRMGRVRAAQGFVVDARSHFITYAERTLAAGDLDEAMRALVEFADAAEDDTGIRLAIATHFQQHERTDEAVEQLIEGYRSAVRQGLDEEVTTFEGRLAELRPGADPAVLAEAVDAGEPEVEEQAFAIESTSLAGDPVDPYPSAEAAVSEAMEDRAGEGEAADESFDDGDASDGWHFGDRQTLDDAHATEPGPVEPEMAVEPGFDPEPAAAEAPAAEAISTGLHDHQPFDVFSDTEETPDSLDDAILSIGPDVSGFEPPADEANPLEGFDLVAEEGEIDEAVDEFYDDGDDDVDLPLTLYHDDAEDDDEEPVELPFLHHPESEADEPEPFAEPTVPFDEEVAVDPPELSESVEPPESRDSDLLASRIAEAPDDLDLRQRAVELAHRSGDEGALAAAYVGLGEALRRSGAEVRAQAVFRQALQLDPDHAEARAALDGAEEASRPVAEVASNEDYVDLGALILGDEDEKTTRFVVAYEEPSGDEQADFAKMLTQFKAKVAENVDADDVKAHHDLGTAYKEMGLLDEAVEEFQAALRASSDHLPTYEMLGQTFLDRGTPQAAVRVLTRALDVPFEVEDELLGIYYSLGRSHEVLGNTEQAREFYERVFSLDINFADVTERLRALR is encoded by the coding sequence ATGAGCAACATCGAAGGCCTCAAGGAGCAGGCGCGCCGCCACGAGCAGAAGGAAGAGTGGCGGAAGGCGCTGGAACTCTACAACCGAGCGATCGATCGGCTCGCGGAGGAAGACACCCCCGACATCGGATTGTACAACCGGGTCGGCGATCTCTTCATCCGGGTGGGCGAGGTCGACCAGGCGGTGGGGGCGTTCGAGAAGGCGGTCGACCTCTACGTCGACGCGGAGCTGCCGAACAACGCCATCGCCGTCTGCAAGAAGATCCTCCGCAACGTGCCCGACCGGGCCGAGGTCTTCCTTCGCATGGGTCGCGTGCGCGCGGCTCAGGGGTTCGTAGTGGACGCCCGTTCGCACTTCATCACGTACGCGGAGCGAACGCTCGCGGCGGGTGACCTCGACGAGGCCATGCGGGCTCTGGTGGAGTTCGCCGATGCGGCCGAGGACGACACCGGCATCCGGCTCGCGATCGCCACGCATTTCCAGCAGCACGAGCGGACCGACGAGGCGGTCGAGCAGCTGATCGAGGGCTACCGATCGGCGGTGCGCCAGGGGCTCGACGAAGAGGTGACCACCTTCGAGGGGCGGCTCGCGGAGCTGCGTCCCGGGGCCGACCCGGCAGTGCTGGCCGAGGCGGTCGACGCCGGGGAGCCGGAGGTGGAGGAGCAGGCCTTCGCGATCGAGTCCACCTCGCTCGCGGGCGATCCCGTCGACCCGTACCCCTCCGCCGAGGCGGCCGTGTCGGAGGCGATGGAAGATCGAGCGGGCGAGGGGGAGGCGGCCGACGAGTCGTTCGACGACGGCGACGCCTCGGACGGCTGGCACTTCGGCGACCGCCAGACGCTCGACGACGCGCACGCGACGGAGCCGGGGCCGGTGGAGCCCGAGATGGCCGTCGAGCCCGGGTTCGACCCCGAGCCCGCGGCCGCGGAGGCACCCGCGGCGGAGGCGATCTCGACGGGTCTCCACGACCATCAGCCGTTCGATGTCTTCTCCGACACCGAGGAGACGCCCGACTCGCTCGACGACGCCATTCTCTCGATCGGTCCCGACGTGAGCGGTTTCGAGCCGCCCGCCGACGAGGCCAACCCGCTCGAGGGCTTCGATCTCGTGGCTGAAGAGGGGGAGATCGACGAGGCGGTCGACGAGTTCTACGACGACGGGGACGACGACGTCGATCTCCCGCTCACCCTCTATCACGACGATGCCGAGGACGACGACGAGGAGCCGGTCGAACTCCCCTTCCTGCATCATCCGGAGAGCGAGGCCGACGAGCCCGAGCCCTTCGCGGAGCCGACGGTCCCCTTCGACGAAGAGGTCGCCGTCGACCCGCCCGAGCTGTCCGAGTCTGTGGAGCCGCCCGAGTCGCGCGACTCCGACCTGCTGGCGTCGCGCATCGCGGAGGCACCGGACGATCTCGATCTCCGGCAGCGGGCGGTCGAGTTGGCGCACCGCTCGGGCGACGAAGGCGCGCTGGCCGCCGCCTACGTCGGGCTCGGCGAGGCGCTGCGTCGGTCGGGCGCGGAGGTTCGGGCCCAGGCGGTCTTCCGTCAGGCCCTTCAGCTCGACCCCGATCACGCCGAGGCCCGCGCGGCGCTCGACGGGGCGGAGGAGGCCTCCCGGCCGGTCGCCGAGGTGGCCTCCAACGAGGACTACGTCGACCTGGGCGCACTGATTCTCGGCGACGAAGACGAGAAGACCACGCGGTTCGTGGTGGCCTACGAGGAGCCGTCGGGCGACGAGCAGGCCGACTTCGCGAAGATGCTCACCCAGTTCAAGGCCAAGGTGGCCGAGAATGTCGATGCCGACGACGTGAAGGCGCACCACGACCTCGGCACGGCGTACAAGGAGATGGGACTGCTCGACGAGGCGGTCGAGGAGTTTCAGGCCGCCCTCCGTGCGTCGTCCGATCATCTGCCCACCTACGAGATGCTGGGTCAGACCTTCCTCGATCGGGGCACGCCCCAGGCGGCCGTGCGTGTGCTCACCCGCGCCCTCGACGTGCCGTTCGAGGTCGAAGACGAGCTGCTGGGCATCTACTATTCTCTCGGTCGGTCGCACGAGGTGCTCGGGAACACCGAGCAGGCGCGGGAGTTCTACGAACGCGTCTTCTCGCTCGACATCAACTTCGCCGACGTGACCGAACGTCTGCGGGCCCTCCGCTGA
- a CDS encoding peptidylprolyl isomerase, whose product MVMRQMRENTKWIMLVTALAFVALMVFEWGMDASGRSAGGVGAIGRVNGTPVYYEEYLAVYRNLYDQVQMSQEEAITSQQVTELEDAAFDEVVNAILVRQELERRGIRVTDDEVRQAAQFNPPPQLAQNPGFLTEGRFDFQKYQDFLANQADEAFLLQLETYYRDIIPRSKLVRQISSGIYLPDNLLWQQWRDLNETAEVRYIPLDPAQRIADSEIEVTDAQVRSYWNDHQDDFEQPQRAQVNATVISKALTAADSASARARAASIVDRLAEGEDFDDLALLESADEVSAGRGGDLGVFLRGQMIPVFDTAAFEAPIGEITGPVESPVGIHVIRVDERWAQDSVQAAHILVSWARSDSAEIALLTMADSLETLGETMPLSEAAGALGLPTQEAELNTEFAVLAGAGSVGEGVDWIFEEAAVGDVSPVFETAQAFYMLEVISTAEAGVLPLEDARGTIEQILRFEQKMARSLETGAQLVQQIRAGEPLPNVAAEAGLEVRSAGPFSRDSFVPGLGRYNKAIGAAFGLDVGEVSDVIETDTNAYIVELLSRTPADSTEWMAQRESQRQQVRAQIEQTRIQAWLESLRSVARIVDRRDEVLQPVDESAPLPTGFGF is encoded by the coding sequence ATGGTCATGCGGCAGATGCGGGAAAACACGAAGTGGATCATGCTGGTGACGGCATTGGCCTTCGTGGCGCTCATGGTGTTCGAGTGGGGCATGGACGCCTCGGGGCGGTCGGCCGGCGGCGTGGGCGCGATCGGTCGCGTGAACGGCACCCCGGTCTACTACGAGGAATACCTCGCGGTCTATCGGAACCTGTACGACCAGGTGCAGATGTCGCAGGAGGAGGCGATCACCTCGCAGCAGGTGACCGAGCTCGAGGACGCCGCCTTCGACGAGGTGGTCAACGCGATCCTCGTTCGCCAGGAGCTCGAGCGGCGCGGCATTCGAGTGACCGACGACGAGGTGCGGCAGGCGGCGCAGTTCAACCCGCCCCCGCAGCTCGCCCAGAACCCGGGCTTTCTCACCGAGGGTCGGTTCGACTTCCAGAAGTACCAGGACTTTCTCGCCAACCAGGCCGACGAAGCCTTCCTGCTCCAGCTCGAGACCTACTACCGCGACATCATTCCGCGGAGCAAGCTGGTGCGGCAGATCTCGAGCGGGATCTACCTGCCCGACAATCTGCTCTGGCAGCAGTGGCGCGACCTGAACGAGACGGCCGAGGTCCGCTACATCCCCCTCGACCCCGCGCAGCGCATCGCCGACAGCGAGATCGAGGTGACCGACGCGCAGGTCCGGAGCTACTGGAACGACCACCAGGACGACTTCGAGCAGCCGCAGCGCGCGCAGGTGAACGCCACCGTGATCTCGAAGGCCCTCACCGCGGCCGACAGCGCCAGCGCGCGGGCCCGCGCCGCCTCGATCGTCGATCGACTGGCCGAGGGCGAGGATTTCGACGACCTGGCGCTCCTCGAGTCCGCCGACGAGGTGTCGGCCGGGCGCGGTGGAGACCTCGGCGTCTTCCTGCGGGGCCAGATGATTCCCGTGTTCGACACGGCGGCCTTCGAGGCCCCCATCGGCGAGATCACCGGCCCCGTCGAGTCGCCGGTGGGAATCCACGTGATCCGCGTCGACGAGCGCTGGGCTCAGGACTCCGTGCAGGCGGCGCACATTCTGGTGTCGTGGGCCCGCAGCGACTCGGCCGAGATCGCGCTGCTGACCATGGCCGACTCGCTCGAGACACTGGGTGAGACGATGCCGCTCTCCGAGGCCGCCGGCGCGCTCGGACTGCCCACGCAGGAGGCGGAGCTCAACACCGAGTTCGCCGTGCTGGCCGGTGCGGGCTCCGTGGGCGAGGGGGTCGACTGGATCTTCGAGGAGGCGGCCGTCGGTGACGTCAGCCCCGTGTTCGAGACCGCTCAGGCCTTCTACATGCTCGAGGTGATCAGCACGGCCGAGGCCGGAGTGCTGCCCCTCGAGGACGCCCGCGGCACGATCGAGCAGATCCTGCGCTTCGAGCAGAAGATGGCCCGGTCGCTCGAGACCGGCGCCCAGCTGGTGCAGCAGATCCGGGCCGGTGAGCCGCTGCCGAACGTGGCGGCGGAGGCGGGCCTCGAGGTGCGGTCCGCGGGCCCCTTCTCGCGCGACAGCTTCGTACCGGGCCTCGGGCGCTACAACAAGGCCATCGGCGCCGCCTTCGGACTCGACGTCGGCGAGGTCAGCGACGTGATCGAGACCGACACCAACGCCTACATCGTGGAACTGCTGTCGAGAACCCCGGCCGACTCCACCGAGTGGATGGCCCAGCGGGAGTCGCAGCGTCAGCAGGTGCGCGCGCAGATCGAGCAGACCCGCATTCAGGCCTGGCTCGAGAGCCTCCGGTCGGTGGCGCGGATCGTGGATCGCCGCGACGAGGTGCTCCAGCCGGTCGACGAGTCGGCGCCGCTCCCGACGGGCTTCGGCTTCTGA
- a CDS encoding polyprenyl synthetase family protein, with translation MTSSSESAAGSLADPPTLESLQGPLDGGLDRVMDHIRHVVLSDFGGMDEVNDYLLTVRGKLFRPMLTLLSNHVGGRPDDRAVSLAAVVELVHLATLVHDDAVDHSVLRRGQPTINALWTHQVAIIMGDYLYSRAVAEMARVGVMEAVGIIGAAASSMSVGEMRQLTSYDALDFSEQDYDRLIAAKTASLMAAACEIGAVVGVPEYRAPLRRFGHNLGMAFQIADDLLDYTGTAAETGKPSGHDLRERKVTLPLVAALRHVTDAEMAEIRAMFTGEGEPLDEEIHRVMEIVEARGGLDYARGRAAGFAAAAEEALSEVADDDARRGLEACVTYATRRSR, from the coding sequence GTGACCAGTAGCTCCGAATCCGCCGCCGGATCCCTCGCCGATCCGCCCACCCTCGAGTCGCTGCAGGGACCGCTCGACGGAGGACTCGATCGCGTGATGGACCACATCCGGCATGTGGTCCTGTCGGACTTCGGGGGCATGGACGAGGTGAACGACTACCTGCTCACCGTGCGCGGAAAGCTGTTTCGGCCGATGCTGACGCTGCTCTCCAATCATGTGGGGGGACGCCCGGACGATCGGGCGGTGAGCCTGGCCGCGGTGGTGGAGCTGGTGCATCTCGCCACCCTGGTGCACGACGACGCCGTCGACCACTCGGTGCTCCGGCGCGGTCAGCCCACGATCAACGCGCTCTGGACGCACCAGGTCGCGATCATCATGGGCGACTACCTCTACTCCCGCGCCGTGGCCGAGATGGCCCGGGTGGGGGTGATGGAGGCGGTGGGCATCATCGGCGCCGCCGCGAGTTCGATGAGCGTGGGGGAGATGCGTCAGCTCACCTCCTACGACGCGCTCGACTTCTCGGAGCAGGACTACGACCGGCTGATCGCGGCGAAGACCGCCTCGCTGATGGCGGCGGCCTGCGAGATCGGCGCCGTCGTGGGGGTGCCCGAGTACCGCGCTCCGCTGAGGCGGTTCGGGCACAACCTGGGCATGGCCTTCCAGATCGCCGACGACCTGCTCGACTACACCGGTACGGCGGCGGAGACCGGAAAGCCGAGCGGACACGACCTGCGCGAGCGGAAGGTCACCCTCCCGCTCGTGGCTGCCCTGCGGCACGTGACGGATGCGGAGATGGCCGAGATCCGCGCGATGTTCACGGGCGAGGGGGAGCCTCTCGACGAGGAGATCCATCGAGTGATGGAGATCGTCGAGGCCCGGGGTGGCCTCGACTACGCGCGCGGCCGGGCAGCCGGTTTCGCGGCTGCTGCCGAGGAAGCCCTCTCCGAGGTCGCCGACGACGACGCCCGCCGGGGCCTCGAAGCCTGTGTCACCTACGCCACGCGCCGGAGCCGCTGA
- a CDS encoding electron transfer flavoprotein subunit alpha/FixB family protein, translating to MGDVLAFAEQRDGVVRGVTHEVVSTAAALASELGGECHALAIGGEGLSGSVGALGGFGAARVKVAADGALAGYAAEAWAAIVVEAVRAGSYGAVLFPASAVGRDLAPRVAALLDVPMASDVVEVSGAGGAVVVRRPVYSGKAFARLRMDASPAVVTLRPNVFPAQERSAAGAVEEMAVSVDPSSWKARVVEFKTASAGSLDVSEASVVVSGGRGMKDPENWALLENLRDALGSDVAALGASRAVVDAGWRPHGEQVGQTGKTVSPKLYFAVGISGAIQHLAGMRSSGTIVAVNKDPDAPIFGVADYGIVGDLFEVLPALTDQVKALKAGG from the coding sequence ATGGGCGACGTTCTCGCCTTTGCGGAACAGCGGGATGGTGTGGTGCGTGGCGTCACGCACGAAGTCGTGTCCACGGCTGCGGCGCTGGCCTCCGAGCTCGGGGGTGAGTGTCACGCCCTGGCCATCGGTGGCGAGGGGCTGAGCGGCAGCGTCGGCGCCCTGGGCGGCTTCGGGGCCGCGCGCGTGAAGGTGGCGGCCGACGGCGCCCTCGCGGGCTACGCGGCCGAGGCCTGGGCGGCGATCGTGGTCGAGGCGGTGCGGGCCGGCTCGTACGGGGCGGTGCTCTTTCCCGCTTCGGCGGTGGGGCGCGATCTGGCTCCCCGCGTGGCGGCGCTGCTCGACGTGCCGATGGCCTCCGATGTCGTGGAGGTGTCGGGAGCGGGCGGTGCCGTGGTGGTCCGGCGCCCGGTCTACTCGGGCAAGGCATTCGCGCGGCTGCGGATGGACGCGTCGCCGGCGGTGGTCACGCTGCGCCCCAACGTCTTCCCGGCGCAGGAGCGGTCCGCCGCGGGTGCGGTGGAAGAGATGGCGGTGAGCGTCGATCCGTCGAGCTGGAAGGCGCGTGTGGTCGAGTTCAAGACCGCCTCGGCCGGCTCGCTCGACGTGAGCGAGGCCTCGGTGGTGGTGTCCGGGGGCCGCGGCATGAAGGACCCGGAGAACTGGGCGCTGCTCGAGAACCTGCGCGATGCGCTGGGGTCGGATGTGGCGGCGCTGGGCGCCTCGCGCGCGGTGGTGGACGCCGGATGGCGGCCCCACGGCGAGCAGGTGGGCCAGACCGGCAAGACGGTGTCGCCCAAGCTGTACTTCGCCGTCGGCATCTCGGGTGCGATTCAGCACCTGGCCGGCATGCGCAGCTCCGGCACGATCGTGGCGGTCAACAAGGATCCCGACGCGCCCATCTTCGGTGTGGCGGACTACGGGATCGTGGGAGACCTGTTCGAAGTGCTCCCGGCACTCACCGACCAGGTGAAGGCTCTCAAGGCGGGCGGCTGA
- a CDS encoding tetratricopeptide repeat protein — MIPSIEEEIRDLHGLFGSPRDPEGRSFVPLADAYRRAGDPSRALEVLESGLQRHPDLAAAHLVTGLVCRDLADDEGAERAFRRVLELDSDNARALIGLGRLLTAAGREDDGERFIERGLALDGSLAASGAPARVPRHSGNPEVVGNEGVDAVEEPATESGDGLEAMEWEVIDMDTLDAPDDDEVIVDVAVLEPEASAPSTEGGGGFVVTEEVIDIADLRPDPLPDETVAIAADPDPSAESFDLSSAEPGDASAHTEAEWAGGDLDIDWGVPEPAAADAPAIEAIADGPVDEVVVEAAPVENVPVDEGVVEEAVVEETFDDDGGGVVDAADLAPDPEPQPEPVPDAPPPAAEAQVDTAPAPAAVAPPDGDLLMDLADLAPDIEPGSRHEADDEEEALPTRTLGELYARQGLRSEAVRVFEALVARSPGDADLRARLDELRRTGGGPVPEPARPRLPTIESPDDDGPPVKDFFADLLGWTPDSESPEAVD; from the coding sequence GTGATTCCATCGATCGAAGAGGAGATCCGCGATCTCCACGGCCTCTTCGGCTCGCCTCGTGACCCGGAGGGCCGGTCGTTCGTGCCCCTTGCCGACGCCTACCGACGCGCCGGCGATCCGTCGCGGGCCCTCGAAGTACTGGAGTCGGGACTGCAGCGGCACCCCGATCTGGCCGCTGCGCACCTCGTGACCGGGCTCGTCTGTCGCGATCTGGCGGACGACGAGGGAGCGGAGCGCGCCTTTCGGCGGGTGCTGGAACTGGACTCCGACAACGCGCGTGCCCTGATCGGGCTCGGCCGGCTGCTCACCGCGGCGGGGCGTGAAGACGATGGCGAGCGGTTCATCGAGCGCGGGCTGGCGCTGGATGGATCCCTCGCCGCGTCGGGGGCGCCCGCGCGGGTGCCCCGGCACTCCGGGAACCCCGAGGTGGTCGGGAACGAGGGGGTCGATGCCGTCGAGGAGCCGGCGACAGAGTCGGGCGACGGCCTCGAGGCGATGGAGTGGGAGGTGATCGACATGGACACCCTCGATGCCCCCGACGACGACGAGGTGATCGTCGATGTGGCGGTGCTCGAGCCCGAGGCCTCCGCGCCCTCCACCGAGGGCGGCGGCGGCTTCGTGGTGACGGAGGAGGTGATCGACATCGCCGACCTCCGCCCCGACCCGCTTCCGGACGAGACCGTCGCGATCGCCGCCGACCCGGATCCGTCGGCGGAGTCGTTCGATCTGTCGTCTGCCGAGCCGGGAGATGCGTCGGCGCACACCGAGGCGGAGTGGGCGGGGGGCGACCTCGACATCGACTGGGGGGTGCCGGAGCCGGCTGCCGCCGACGCGCCTGCGATCGAGGCGATCGCCGACGGGCCGGTCGACGAGGTGGTGGTCGAGGCGGCACCGGTCGAGAACGTGCCGGTCGACGAGGGGGTGGTCGAGGAGGCGGTGGTCGAGGAGACGTTCGACGACGACGGGGGGGGCGTGGTCGACGCCGCGGATCTCGCACCGGATCCGGAACCGCAACCCGAGCCGGTTCCGGACGCGCCGCCGCCCGCCGCCGAGGCGCAGGTCGACACGGCGCCCGCGCCGGCGGCGGTGGCCCCGCCGGACGGCGACCTGTTGATGGATCTCGCCGACCTGGCGCCCGACATCGAGCCCGGCAGCCGGCACGAGGCGGACGACGAAGAGGAGGCGCTCCCGACGCGCACGCTCGGTGAACTGTACGCCCGACAGGGGCTGCGATCCGAGGCGGTGCGCGTGTTCGAGGCGCTGGTCGCTCGCAGTCCGGGCGATGCGGACCTTCGCGCCCGGCTCGACGAGCTTCGGCGCACGGGCGGCGGTCCGGTTCCCGAGCCCGCCCGTCCGCGGCTTCCGACCATCGAGAGTCCGGACGACGACGGGCCCCCGGTCAAGGACTTCTTCGCCGACCTGCTCGGATGGACCCCCGATTCGGAGTCCCCCGAGGCCGTCGACTGA